In the Primulina tabacum isolate GXHZ01 chromosome 15, ASM2559414v2, whole genome shotgun sequence genome, CTAATTTACCCATTAAATAACACAATgactaaaatttaataaaaactaGTTGTATATGTAtactatattatttttttcactaAATAAGATTAAcgcaatatttttttataatacaaaatataattatattatttatatttgattttaaatcaaatcaaatattaacCAACTTAATGATTAGAGTCGTCAATTTCTCGTGGGGTTAACTCATCCCACATTCCCACTATTAAAAAGAGACGTTTGAGTTAGTGATTTTTTTTGGAGGTGGGTTAAAACGAGCTAACCTGTTTGGGTCGTCGGTTGGGGCGAGTTGgtcaatcaatttttttaaattatttatatatgattaataagtttggaaattatttatatatttatttataataatttatgtataattgattaattttgaaatatttatattatttataaagaATTATATATGGTTGATAAAATTAGAAAGATTTATGTTATTTATGTATATGGTCGTCggttgatgattggaagatatATATTATTTACATTGGTTTATGTatgtttttgtttatttatatattttttaaaatttttgactgGTGTTAACACCTTAACCCGTAACTCGCGATGAGATAGGTTGGGCCAGTTCGGGTCGGGTTTTTCCAACCTACCCCGCGATGGCGGTTGAGTCGAGGTGGGACGAAGCCGACCAGCTCGTTTGACGAGTCTAGTAATGATGAGCGTCTTGAGCTTGAGCTCATAAATTCACAAGTCAAAATATAAATGTGAATTTGTTTTGCACCAAAAAAATGACTCTATTAAAAGTCGCTTAACGTGAAAACACACCAACtatgaattaaaattttgtcaGGAGTCcttcaatttttattatttttttttaaaatacgttaAAGAAGTTgtcataaaattaaaattttgtcagGAGTCCttcaattttttgttttgaaataCGTTAAAGAAGTTGTCACAAACTGATATTGTAGATTCATAAATGTGTAtattggtaaaaaaaaaaaaaaaaaccttatcGCTATGTTTGGTTTTATTTTTAGGAAAACATTTTGGACTATGTTGGAACCAACCAATTGTCATTATATATGTTAAtcgtataaaaaaatatttagattaaataaaattaaaattaatacaaattagaataaatataataagataataatgataaaaattaaacagaTTAATAATTGTTAccttaatttaatttgaaaaaagatcccaaaaaaatctagaatatatttaagtttgtttgaaatataaaaagGTAATAATAtgttattattttaagaaataaaaattgttttggaaaaaaaaaactagctTACTCTTGTGTAGAATCATGATAAttagatatttaaattaatcaaatcGTCTGTGAGTTATTCGAAGATCGATTCGACAAAaactcgtttaatgaggctcgttaagataaacgaatCAAGCTTAAGCTTTACAATATTCAACTCGTTTGCTCGTGACATGTTCGTTGATAAGTTCACAAGTCATTTCTTAGatgaaaataatagttttgatatttgattgattgattttGCACATTacttatgaaatatataaaaaaaatctattaaatttacgaattttaataaaaatgttatgttttttctctaaatatataatttattttttaatgaacttaacaaaatttcatttaatttcgataaaaacttgaataaatttgtaaatcatatatattcgttaaataaaacTTAAAGTTAAACTTAACTATTATAAACGAGTGAATATCAAATATTCAAAAGTTTAACTTGGCTGCTCGAAATGTCTAGACAACAATAAAGCATCTAGATACCCTttacttttaatattattattttttctccaatatattaatatttttaatttcagGTCTCCTTGCTTCCCGTGCATTTTGGAACTGGATTAAATCCCATTCAGGGGTCCTATGTGATCCCTTTTCTTTGTATGTGTCTGTGGGAAGAAGTAATTTGTGTGTTACTTGTTTGCGCTCATTCATTACACTTGTCTGAGGTTGTGACCCACATATTCTTGCTGTGGACCTCCGTTTTCTTTTCAGTTGAGGTATAAATCGTTGATTTTCTTCACCTGGGATATTTCATCGTGTAAAGGTGAATTCTTTTGTTTCTCAAGTCAATGCTTCATTCTCATTTGATGTGTTTCCTTTTTTCCATGTTTATTTTGTTGTTTCTGGCCCAGAAAAAGCGAATCTCGGTTTGAAGTATTGATTTTTCTTGCCGGGACTAATTTACTTCCTGGATATTTTTTCAGTTttgctgattttttttttttgtagttatCCATTGCCTGAAAGGGTGGGGTTTATTTTCCTGAATTTCTCACTTTGAACAACTCCCATTTGTTTTCCCAGTACCTGAGCTGAATTTTATCTTCTACTTTTGTGGTTCTTGCAGATTTCTGGTGAGAATATGGACCTTCGCTCTTTGCTACGGCCCTTTTAGCAGGTTTACTACATTTTTTTATCTACCAGTGAATTTTACTGTCTTTTTCGTTTTAttttgaactttttcaagtttGTGTTAGTTTAAATTTCTACTTTACCGTTTTTTGTGTGTGGGATTCTTTGTAGTTTAGGTCCCAATAATACGTTTTTGTTTCCTGAAATTAGCTTTATATTCGAGGTTTTGAAACCGCATAAAATTTTCTCATGATGCAGTTGGATTTTTCTATATCATACAACTAATTATGTGGTTCAGATAAATCAGTTGTATCTTGCAAACTGTGCAAATTCTACAGACTTTTGGTGTTTGTTGGAAATATTTTTGGCTGCTGTGTTTGGATGTACTTTAATGTGTGAGTGAGGTTTATTAGCAAAAAGTAGGTGTTTAGTTGGCgttttctttgtttttcctcTCCAAGTTGAAATATGAAAACTAAGATCACTTAGAACTTATAAAAGCTGAGCCTGTCAAATTATTTTGATTCAATGTACTTTACGGACCATGTGAACATGTTCTTTTCAACTCACTATTCTTGTTCTTCTTTTGTTCATTTTTCATTTCTTACCTTATCCTCTATGTATGAGTTTTTCTCTTTTTAATCCTCTTCTCTTTTGTTCATCTCGAACTTAACTTTTTCTTTGATAATTATTTTCTCATGCTCATTCacagaagccgaatggggagtTAATTGCTCCTATATTTATTGGGAAAAGATTTACGAAGTTTCTTTTCCATTCTGCAACTCCTTGCCTTTTGGAGATTTAATGTCGTTTTGAAGTATAGCTCAGGACATAAGAGAGTTTTGGGAGCTTATCCAGACCAAGCTTTGATGTGAGGTTGTCTGGTCATCACAGGGGTAAATCCTTGTGGGAAGCTTACTTTTCCTGTCTCGTTGAAACAGGTAGCGTCTCACTCTCTATTATCATGCTTGCATCATATACAAGATCTAATTAACTAAACCTGACTAATGAAAACAATCTTCTTCGTGCTGATTTTTTCTTACTACATATGCAGCTCTTATATTTACTAATAGATCCTTTTGGGACATATACTATTACTATTAGAATGCTTAATCTACTTTTTTCATGTTTACAGCCAGGGTATTGTGATGGAGCTATTCAATGCTTCATAAAGAGGGACAAATCTAATTTAACTTTCCATCTTTTCTTATGTCTTAGTCCCGGTGAGTGTCGTGGAGATTTTTTAATATGCTCCACTTGGCTAATCATGTTCGTacttttcaatatttttttttttacttaattGGCCGAGTACCTTAGTTCAAAACTTATTTCCCTCTTCAGCACGAGTTCTTAAATTGTGTGCAACTGAGTATACCTTCTTGTTTCTTAATTGTCTTGACATGGTGTCCTGTATTTACTTTCAAAAAAAGGTCAGCAATTGGCTGTGAGAGAGCTAATTTCAATTCAAGAGTTCAATTTGTCATATTATTGCATGTTGACTTCAGTTTTTCGGTTGTTTGTATAGGTTTGctcacaaatattttattttacctTTTTCAATTTTCTCAGCTTTGCTTGTTGAAAATGGGAAGTTCCTTCTGTCAGCAAAAAGAACTCATAGAACTAATTGTACGGAGTATGTTATCTCCATGGATGCGGACGACATTTCCATATCAAGTAGCACTTATATAGGAAAACTAAGGTAGACCATCAGATCTAAATTTCAAGTTTCTTATAAATTTATTAGTCCACTATTTAAATCCGAAATAGCGAATAATTTCTTCTGTGAAACAtgattttacttgatttttctAATCCCAAATTGATGGTCTTCTAGAACCCCTAAGGCCCTAACTTGTTGGCTTTATTATGTTGAAGAGAATTTTTTAAGCTGTAATGGAGACAAAGTACtatgtttcaattttttttgttatttaggCAGCCAAAAATGACAATTGAAGCAATAGTCGCTTTACGCAATTGCTACAATTTGCAATCTTATATAAATTGGATGCACGACCTTAATTTTGATATGTATTGTAGGACCAGAAATTTATCGCTGTATTAACACTTACAAGCATTGTGCACATGATACTTGATATGTCATGGTCATTAGtatatcaaaaatattgttTGTGGTTCCTAAATTTAATGTTCCTTTTCTTTCTGTTTGTGAGTAACTGACTCATGTTAGTTTACTGTGTATTGCAGATCGAATTTTCTCGGTACAAAGTTTTTAATATATGACACTCAACCTCCACATACTTGTTCACACATCCCACCACCTGGGAGAACAAGCCGTCGATCCTCTTCCAAGAAAGTGTCACCAAAAATTCCAACTGGAAACAACAATATTGCCCAAATCACATATGAGCTCAACGTGCTTGGGACTCGTGGTCCTCGTAGGATGAACTGCATTGTGCACTCAATACACATTTCATCCCTTGAACCAGGTGGGGTTGTCCCCGGGCAACCCGAACTCCTTCCAAGACCCCTTGAAGAAGACTCATTCCGTGGCATCTCTTTCTCGAAATCTCTAGACCACTCGTCTGAATTCAGCAGTTCGCGATTTTCCGACATTGTGGGGTTGTCAAATGAAGATgatgacagcaaaacaagatctttgatTCTCAAAAACAAGGCCCCTCGATGGCACGAGCCATTGCAATGCTGGTGCCTAAATTTTCAAGGGCGAGTTGCGGTTGCTTCAGTTAAAAATTTTCAGTTGATTTCCGCCACACAACCATCTTCCAATGCCCAAACGATGTCTCAGTCAACGCAACGTGATCATGATAAAATTATTCTTCAATTCGGTAAGGTTGGAAAAGATATGTTCACCATGGATTATAGGTATCCCTTGTCGGCTTTTCAGTCATTTGCTATTTGTTTGAGCAGTTTTGACACAAAGTTGGTTTGTGAATAAAAGCAAGTTTGCAGCAAATGTTGCCAACTGAACTGAATAAAAGCTGTGATTCAATGCCTGTAGTTTTATAgatatatatgttttctttttcttgttcGTTCTTGTTATTGTTGCAGTGGAACCTTCAAAGTTGTGCCTTCAATTCGATTTCTAGTTTCaatcttgaatttcttgaagATTGGCTAATGCAATGTTTCACTCACCGATTTTCTTCTTCGTCACATGCATCACACTCAGAAATTCGTTTCCAACTTGAGGTATGATACAGATGTTATTGCACCCAACTAATCTTTAGTAGGTAACTCCGATTTTGTCTCTCACACGATAACcacattttttcttcttcttggaTTCTGAAATTTGTCTTCAACTTTAGATTTAGggtttctttttaaaatttgatttatataGATTTGTTGTTTGGTGTTGGATTTTGTATTCTTGTCGATTGATTGTGTTCTTTATCGAGCACAGATGAAGCTAACTGATGAAGTTTGATTGAGCttgatttcaacgcattatAATTTTGATTAATCACGCAATGACTTAATCATAATTATTAATCTACTcgaattaatattttaaactccGAAATCTTTTAACTTTTTTAACTGAACCATCTCAACTAATATTAAATTAATccaaaattatcaaaaatttaaatataattttttaaaaaatttggatCATCCAGATTTTACACTTGACTCCGCCACTAGAGTCATGGGACTGTTTCCTCTACATCTTGTTTCCAAGAGACATCAATTTGCAACTTTCAGTGGCAGTTCACAAAAGTTTAATCATTGTGATAAAATGATGAAGTTGAATGATTTGATGTTAGattaaaaaatcatgcataaaatgtTGTGAGGCTAACTCATGAAATAAAACAAGTGGAGCTCTACAATCTAGTGACATGAGTAGATATTGGATTTATATATAGGACTCTTATGTTAAAGAATGTACTTTATTTCTATCTGTTTTTTTTGTATCTACTTATTTCTAGAGTAAGTTTTTTgtaagacggtttcacgaatctttatctgtgagacgagtcaactttaccgatattcacaataaaaaataatactcttaacataaaaagtaatattttttcatggatgacccaaataaaagattcgtctcacaaaatacaactcgtgagaccatctcacacgaATTTTTGTCTTATTTCTAACTTTGGATGCGTATTGGATTTGTGTAGGTTCTGAATGTCAACTTTGTCACATTTTCCATGTTTTTTTAATCAACTTTGTCATATTTGCTAACAGTGACGGACCGTGAATTTTGAGGCTTGAGGCGAGCACcttcatatattttttcattgataaataatatagtataaataACTTGAATTCTAGAAATAAAATACAGACAAAGTAATTCATCCAAAATAATgacataataaaatattaatgaagctaagatcatcccaataaaatatgaaattcatattttaaaccagtacataataaattgaatattgtcTGCTTCGCAGTTTTGAAAGCTAAAGTATTAATTTAGTTTGCataatcaattttctcaaccaTTCTTTCTTGATCAATAACATAGTCAAGTCATTTAGCTCTTTTTGTAAC is a window encoding:
- the LOC142527660 gene encoding tubby-like F-box protein 8 isoform X1; this translates as MQLLYLLIDPFGTYTITIRMLNLLFSCLQPGYCDGAIQCFIKRDKSNLTFHLFLCLSPALLVENGKFLLSAKRTHRTNCTEYVISMDADDISISSSTYIGKLRSNFLGTKFLIYDTQPPHTCSHIPPPGRTSRRSSSKKVSPKIPTGNNNIAQITYELNVLGTRGPRRMNCIVHSIHISSLEPGGVVPGQPELLPRPLEEDSFRGISFSKSLDHSSEFSSSRFSDIVGLSNEDDDSKTRSLILKNKAPRWHEPLQCWCLNFQGRVAVASVKNFQLISATQPSSNAQTMSQSTQRDHDKIILQFGKVGKDMFTMDYRYPLSAFQSFAICLSSFDTKLVCE
- the LOC142527660 gene encoding tubby-like F-box protein 8 isoform X2, with the translated sequence MDADDISISSSTYIGKLRSNFLGTKFLIYDTQPPHTCSHIPPPGRTSRRSSSKKVSPKIPTGNNNIAQITYELNVLGTRGPRRMNCIVHSIHISSLEPGGVVPGQPELLPRPLEEDSFRGISFSKSLDHSSEFSSSRFSDIVGLSNEDDDSKTRSLILKNKAPRWHEPLQCWCLNFQGRVAVASVKNFQLISATQPSSNAQTMSQSTQRDHDKIILQFGKVGKDMFTMDYRYPLSAFQSFAICLSSFDTKLVCE